A single window of Plasmodium reichenowi strain SY57 chromosome 14, whole genome shotgun sequence DNA harbors:
- a CDS encoding putative membrane protein (conserved Plasmodium membrane protein, unknown function), with protein KPPFTVDHLNTNVFNDYLYTGDPLNPQVGDIRVSFYGNASTHATVIGVQTSRLLNSIFEIEGVNLLKRNIVLVSEENRMMINKTKHFINKNYGNITSLWFFRIITYLILCTEIYYILIGTSNNLMWRIAVSCSTSSIILTIFPCVFWIFCDTAIFLFLLIFLFIMSLFLLYIYNTEIEKDYKELKNYMKKPVRDTTNYTFLNVTDTCTGAYEEFNYGKNKINNNNLESNSDVSYTLSLSKHPGGKFESSPAYI; from the exons AAAACCTCCTTTTACCGTTGATCATTTAAATACAAATGTTTTCAATGATTATTTGTATACAGGAGATCCATTAAATCCCCAG GTAGGGGACATAAGAGTGTCTTTTTATGGAAATGCCTCTACGCATGCCACTGTTATAGGGGTTCAAACATCTAGACTACTGAATAGTATTTTTGAAATTGAAGGCGTGAATTTATTGAAACGAAATATAGTTTTAGTATCAGAAGAAAACAGAATGATGATTAATAAGACCaaacattttataaataaaaattatggaAATATAACTTCTTTGTGGTTTTTTAGAATAATTACATATTTGATTCTCTGTACagaaatttattatatattgataGGAACATCAAAC AACCTTATGTGGAGAATTGCTGTGAGTTGTTCAACTTCTTCcataatattaacaatTTTCCCATGTGTGTTTTGGATATTTTGTGATACTGccatttttttatttttattaatttttctttttatcatgtcattatttctattatatatttataatactGAAATAGAAAAGGATTATAAGGAACtcaaaaattatatgaagaaaCCTGTTAGGGATACTAcaaattatacatttttaaatgtgACAGATACTTGTACTGGGGCATATGAAGAATTTAATtatggaaaaaataaaattaataataataaccTGGAATCAAATAGTGACGTTTCCTATACCCTTTCACTTAGCAAACACCCAGGAGGGAAGTTTGAATCATCCCCtgcatatatatga
- a CDS encoding hypothetical protein (conserved Plasmodium protein, unknown function), producing the protein MRTQSEIIKPLVPLRRIPKNRGTVVRNVTEINPLSEKEIKNVVEVYSEANKAYYKNYLQKERQKKNKNNGKKKKSNLAYTSKKSQSEEFDPLSLNPLDFRNNKFEENGSLLHLPGSNINAKYVPHNINSEYGICSMSYGTLHKSNPLLWGKDYKNHYELPTICSIVKSKHPIYSKPNVAKMFSKLSNNKKMDEQENKINNYNNNNNNNNKTMKEKKMKKEIFINNNNNNNNRKSNNNINLSMKECPHKDIKKVPTFGNYKEESDFPDLSTELCKTYNDTYTNSNYDESTMQTDGNYKAQKNLDNFKESADEGTYDYSDFFDEKQRDCKNEKKEEMNNVELITDSYKNKFPNFHQNGKVDENFTKNNIDKNISVEYNNKTKCMFTKRDNNNKLGNKICTKKNIENKKNAQKDYKHCDKEIKGKIFLNQVPLMLTSKKKINHIYNDFKEKNNENYLLKNEKCSINIDCGDISDKKKKKNSKKKKLNKQIEGDKYITNIIENEECCLSNENINDDNISKSRKKKKKKKGIKKKIKNNSNLKMDQYKNSLNIKYFPIKTLNEIKKDITNDTNISSIIKNYNTKELNKPTIYEYNKMDANQDMETKREISNPINVCVPDNSSTFLKDRPEVKMVEGKCLPNMYKDKYSTNIYNRNNIIPNKNQIYISRGINNSNIYESQNMGLRQKGYYPLFGDIPKCKVQILPSQISSSGVSSPFISAPKQALSSIIHSQLSIPDMISGHNSNQISYITPDVNVLKGNLSSQIKNTNLYSQINTGINNGISLISEPIIIDQNPISNINLNRIDVQDVGGVYEKNMYSMIPWTKSLVENKNYNNVDSSFGNMGKYSIRHLDVNTRSLYSNIKNDIFGNLVFLDGSYKNMTNKMNNDVVTEKNGLIQEGKLGGICLENNKNNNMNNNMNNNMNNNTNNNMNNNMNNNMNNNMNNNMNNNMNNNISNNNNNNISNNNNISNNNNSAVEYFNFENGVSAVTSPSYIHLERNHKLKENYKGNTFKGFRSGDINDKVNYNMNNTASMHRNLHMEEYVMDRRNKSDVNELIKISNDNLLNIQKKELLDILNEENKKKGDIDNKNNLDMLLSEVNNKMCNDNNVGIKGICRNNIEKTDAFVSPNTYVNALSISDGNTIGGSNKHNKKDHINGMDKYIYNKTSKINDCNNYNNNEMIYSHIFDEKNINEPSDMVPMNRKRVDEKYLN; encoded by the coding sequence ATGAGAACGCAAAGCGAAATTATAAAACCATTAGTTCCCCTTCGGAGAATACCGAAGAACAGAGGAACGGTTGTGCGAAATGTTACCGAAATAAATCCGTTGTctgaaaaagaaataaaaaatgtggTGGAAGTATATTCTGAAGCTAATAAAGCatattataagaattatttacaaaaagagcgacaaaagaaaaataaaaataatggaaagaagaaaaaaagtaatTTAGCATACACTTCGAAAAAGTCACAAAGTGAAGAATTTGATCCTTTGAGTCTTAATCCATTAGATtttagaaataataaatttgaAGAGAACGGATCCCTTTTACATTTACCAGGTTCTAATATAAACGCAAAATATGTACctcataatataaattcaGAATATGGAATATGTAGTATGTCATATGGAACGCTTCATAAATCTAATCCTTTATTATGGGGCAAGgattataaaaatcatTATGAATTACCTACAATATGTTCAATAGTAAAATCAAAACATCCTATATATTCCAAGCCTAATGTTGCTAAAATGTTCAGTAAATTATcgaataataaaaaaatggacgaacaagaaaacaaaataaataattataataataataataataataataataaaacgATGAAGGAGAAAAAGATGAAGAAggaaatatttattaataataataacaataataataataggaagagtaataataatattaatttatcCATGAAAGAGTGTCCTCAtaaagatattaaaaaagtCCCAACATTTGGTAattataaagaagaaaGTGATTTTCCTGATCTTTCAACAGAATTATGCAAAACATATAATGACACTTATACAAATAGTAATTATGATGAAAGCACTATGCAAACGGATGGGAATTATAAAGcacaaaaaaatttagataattttaaagaaaGTGCAGATGAAGGTACATATGATTATTCCGATTTTTTTGATGAGAAGCAAAGGGATTGtaaaaatgagaaaaaGGAAGAAATGAACAATGTGGAATTGATTACAGATTcgtataaaaataaatttccGAATTTTCATCAAAATGGTAAGGTAGATGAaaattttacaaaaaataatatagacaaaaatatttctgtcgaatataataataaaacaaaatgtaTGTTTACAAAAAGAGATAACAACAATAAACTTGGAAATAAAATTTGCACtaagaaaaatatagaaaataaaaaaaatgcaCAAAAGGATTATAAACATTGtgataaagaaataaaggggaaaatttttttaaatcaaGTTCCTCTTATGTTAActagtaaaaaaaaaattaatcatatatataatgattttaaagaaaaaaataacgaaaattatttattaaagaaTGAGAAATGTTCTATTAATATAGATTGCGGAGATATATCagataagaaaaaaaaaaaaaattccaaaaaaaaaaagttgaataaacaaattgaaggagataaatatattactaaTATAATTGAAAATGAGGAATGTTGCTTatcaaatgaaaatataaatgatgataatataagCAAAAGtagaaaaaagaaaaaaaaaaaaaaaggtattaagaaaaagataaaaaataattcaaatttaaaaatggatcaatataaaaattcgttaaatattaaatatttccctattaaaacattaaatgagataaaaaaggatattACGAATGATACGAATATATCAAgcattataaaaaattataatacaaaagAGTTAAATAAACCAACcatatatgaatataacaaaatggATGCAAATCAGGATATGGAAACAAAAAGGGAAATAAGTAATCCTATAAATGTATGTGTACCTGATAATTCATCTACGTTTTTAAAAGATAGGCCAGAAGTCAAAATGGTAGAAGGTAAGTGTCTACCTAATATGTATAAAGACAAATATTCTACAAATATTTACAACAGGAATAATATTATCCcaaataaaaatcaaatatatatatctagaggtattaataatagtaatatcTATGAAAGTCAAAATATGGGATTGAGACAAAAAGGATATTATCCATTATTTGGTGATATACCTAAATGTAAAGTACAAATACTACCATCCCAAATAAGTTCATCAGGAGTATCATCACCATTTATAAGTGCTCCAAAGCAAGCTTTATCTTCAATAATACATTCACAATTATCCATTCCAGATATGATTAGTGGTCATAATTCAAATCAAATATCTTATATAACACCTGATGTAAATGTATTAAAAGGAAATTTATCTAGccaaattaaaaatacaaatttGTATAGCCAAATTAATACTGGTATTAATAATGGTATATCACTAATATCTGAGCCTATCATAATAGATCAAAATCCTATATCTAATATAAATCTAAATAGGATAGATGTACAAGATGTTGGAGGGGTGTATGAGAAGAATATGTACAGCATGATTCCATGGACAAAATCGCTGGTTGAGAACaagaattataataatgtggATAGTTCTTTTGGTAATATGGGAAAATATTCTATCAGGCATTTGGATGTAAATACAAGAAGTTTATatagtaatataaaaaatgatatatttgGAAACCTGGTTTTCTTGGATGGGTCTTATAAAAACATGACGAATAAGATGAATAATGATGTTGTTACGGAGAAGAATGGTTTGATTCAAGAAGGTAAGTTGGGAGGAATATGTttggaaaataataagaataataatatgaataataatatgaataataatatgaataataatacgaataataatatgaataataatatgaataataatatgaataataatatgaataataatatgaataataatatgaataataatataagtaataataataataataatataagtaataataataatattagtaataataacaattcTGCTGTTGAGTACTTTAATTTTGAAAACGGTGTTTCTGCTGTAACTAGTCcatcatatatacatttagAGAGAAATCATAAGTTAAAAGAAAACTATAAGGGTAATACATTTAAAGGGTTTAGAAGTGGCGATATTAATGATAAGgtaaattataatatgaataatacaGCTTCGATGCATAGAAACCTACACATGGAAGAATATGTGATGGatagaagaaataaatCTGACGTGAATGAATTGATTAAAATATCTAATGATAActtattaaatatacaaaagaaagaattattagatattttaaatgaggagaataaaaagaagggagatatagataataaaaataatttagaTATGCTATTAAGTGAGGTAAATAACAAAATGTGTAATGATAACAATGTTGGAATTAAAGGTATATGTcgtaataatattgaaaaaacAGATGCCTTTGTATCACCTAATACGTATGTAAATGCGTTGAGTATATCTGATGGGAATACAATAGGAGGTAgtaataaacataataagaaggatcatataaatggtatggataaatatatttataataagacgagtaaaattaatgattgtaataattataataacaatgaGATGATTTATTCTCATATATTTGatgagaaaaatataaatgaacCATCAGATATGGTACCTATGAATAGAAAAAGGGTtgatgaaaaatatttaaacTAA
- a CDS encoding hypothetical protein (conserved Plasmodium protein, unknown function) — MGVYFSEVKGYIYDDIKGNDIYDDIKGNNIYDDIKGNDIYDNIKNNNENIHVGIYDGQKKRHVEKRKHQMKCRDEENILYDSKVEEENYNDTIVGEESNHNMKIEKEDIPLKGSIKKSKILYKECIPHEENEIKNVRNENNIVDKIVVKLSDRTCTYEEDDYINNMTIKKKENIEEGIKLLSNLKDDVVIGCVENKEDKEKIKISQCNYDKMRVRYNECKYNGYVKDGDKYNDSNIHIHSNNVKSFLYDNSTDTCAASTFSALINKDRIYHYDKPDSYNHINFVESEKKLEPKKETITFSFRDKYYEELKDVDPRCSTFFQNDKDEYTNYMLIKDERIKDHVLKEKKEKSSVLCKGYDLYGNKSVERLYNNKCINKNIKGKMKDNKIKKIKGISCDKNIYSIHNRIRKKEEDICVKDGMQNGKKIKEKNKIHIKLQDVFDMKTCKNNDMFTCPMKKEKPIDAYKNYGNILYTWILNKKNFNYPTAIKGKDKKVYNIDDVEKKSLQRIYESKLSEKSKEEKKNGSLNNRTDIKNKKGILKNKLIVYKDNKTMNGFNLRNNLLNILDTSKLYPKCELICRIKKS; from the coding sequence atgGGTGTATACTTTAGTGAGGTTAAAggttatatttatgatgatataaaagggaacgatatatatgatgatataaaagggaacaatatatatgatgatataaaagGGAACGatatttatgataatattaaaaataataatgaaaatattcatGTAGGTATATATGATGGTCAAAAGAAACGTCATGTGGAAAAACGCAAGCACCAAATGAAATGTAGggatgaagaaaatatattatatgattcCAAAGttgaagaagaaaattataatgacACTATAGTGGGAGAAGAAAGTAATcataatatgaaaattgAAAAGGAAGATATTCCATTGAAAGGAAGTATAAAGAAAAGTAAAATTCTTTATAAAGAATGCATACCACATGAggaaaatgaaataaagaatgtacggaatgaaaataatatagtTGATAAAATTGTAGTAAAATTGAGTGATAGGACATGTACATATGAGGAAGATgattacataaataatatgactataaagaaaaaagagaaTATAGAAGAAggaataaaattattatcgAACTTGAAGGATGATGTCGTGATAGGGTGTGTGGAAAATAAGGAAGATAAGgagaaaataaagatatcACAATgtaattatgataaaatgAGAGTAAGATATAATGAGTGTAAGTATAATGGATATGTAAAAGATGgtgataaatataatgatagtaatattcatattcaTAGTAATAATGTGAAGagttttttatatgataatagTACTGATACATGTGCCGCCTCAACTTTTTCAGCtcttataaataaagatagAATATACCATTATGACAAGCCAGATtcatataatcatataaattttgtaGAGTCCGAGAAAAAATTAGAACCTAAAAAGGAAACTATAACATTTTCCTTCAGagataaatattatgaGGAATTGAAAGATGTTGACCCTAGGTGTAGTACATTTTTTCAGAACGACAAGGATgaatatacaaattatatgttaataaaGGATGAACGTATAAAAGATCATGTGttgaaagaaaaaaaggagAAATCATCTGTTCTTTGTAAAGGGTATGATTTATATGGTAATAAATCTGTTGAAAggttatataataacaagTGTATAAATAAGAACATAAAAGGTAAGATGAAAGACAAtaagataaagaaaataaaaggaaTCTCATGtgataagaatatatattctataCATAATAGAATAAGAAAGAAGGAAGAGGATATTTGTGTAAAGGATGGTATGCAAAATGgaaaaaagataaaagagaaaaacaaaatacatattaaattaCAAGATGTTTTTGATATGAAGACTTGTAAGAACAATGATATGTTTACTTGCCCTATGAAAAAAGAGAAACCGATTGATGCTTATAAGAATTAtggaaatatattatatacttGGATTctaaacaaaaaaaattttaattatcCTACTGCGATTAAAGGAAAAGATAAGAAGGTGTATAATATTGATGATgttgaaaaaaaatcattGCAAAGAATATATGAAAGTAAATTATCTGAAAAAAGTAAGgaggaaaagaaaaatggAAGTTTGAATAATAGGACTGAtattaagaataaaaagggcattttaaaaaataaattaatcgtctataaagataataaaactATGAATGGATTTAATCTGAGAAACAATTTGTTGAACATTTTAGATACATCAAAATTGTATCCTAAATGTGAGTTAATCTGTAGAATTAAGAAGTCGTGa
- a CDS encoding hypothetical protein (conserved Plasmodium protein, unknown function), whose product MNKFENFYKVPISYKNRKNEIYKYDHLEYNKMKDGMPEYYRCPYYMYENRNLYNTESCYTPNINVGRNSFYGKTLDPNDKICEENDSVYTILEEEHKDETFKKIECMNKEDDRKKIYNKVEKNDDENIDNKKHNYCEKYEDVYPKDRSSIKIKYNDVDQIDHNLYDDENEIVCDNEIKERKKRDRKVFMGKYFFSDIINTIIYPCTNKSLQTYQYGSVVLYILVQINHYKRINMVLLRIWIIRYIMIFERVGKYRR is encoded by the coding sequence atgaataaatttgaaaatttttataaagtacctatttcatataagaatcgaaaaaatgaaatatataaatatgatcatttagaatataataaaatgaaagaTGGTATGCCTGAATATTACAGGTGTCCATATTACATGTATGAGAATAggaatttatataatactgAATCATGTTATACACCGAATATAAATGTCGGTAGAAATTCATTTTATGGAAAGACTTTGGATCCTAATGATAAGATATGTGAAGAGAATGATTCTGTATATACTATTTTAGAAGAGGAACATAAAGATGAgacatttaaaaaaatagaatgtatgaataaagaagatgataggaagaagatatataataaagttgaaaaaaatgatgatgagaatatagataataagaaacataattattgtgaaaaatatgaagaCGTATATCCAAAGGACAGGTCaagtataaaaattaaatataatgatgtTGATCAAATAGatcataatttatatgatgatgaaaatgaaattgTATGTGATAATGAGATAAAGGAAAGGAAAAAAAGGGATAGGAAAGTTTTTATgggaaaatattttttttctgatattataaatactattatatatccTTGTACAAATAAATCATTACAAACGTATCAATATGGTTCtgttgtattatatatccTTGTACAAATAAATCATTACAAACGTATCAATATGGTTCTGTTGAGAATATGGATTATTCgttatataatgatattcGAAAGGGTGGGAAAATACAGAAGATAg